One window from the genome of Salvia miltiorrhiza cultivar Shanhuang (shh) chromosome 7, IMPLAD_Smil_shh, whole genome shotgun sequence encodes:
- the LOC130991801 gene encoding pectinesterase-like encodes MGDTRNKLTAATALAALLVAAFLANPASAAPNEGGSEEPSKICAGTDYKATCEKSIANANSNQPKDLIKAAFDTAVTELQGAIKNSAAYKKVQSDPMTQKALVVCEEVLNIAIDDLRRSFDKVDQIENGKLEYNIADLRNWLSATVAHKETCIDAFQNTTGDTGEKVKQILKTSSELLSNGLAMISELQKVFSSIDFGKIADGIKGLTGGDGIKGLTGGAGDEKRQLLGDEGDDDEIPEFIDVHARRLMAAPSGGVKADATVAQDGSGQFKTINDAVMTLPAKSTKPFVIFVKAGLYKEYVLIPRGVNNVAIIGEGPLKTRITGDKCVKNGFPTFHSATLTVQGEGFMAKDIAIENTAPESQAVAVRINADMGVFQNVHMDGFQDTLYSHSYRQFYRDCRISGTIDFIFGDAKTIIQNSEIVVRKPLPNQACMVTAQGRKEKKSDGVIVIQGGSITAEKAFLDANPKFEAYLGRPWKEFSRTIIMQTDIGGFINPQGWSPWMGTFALDTLYYGEWSNTGPGADLSKRVKWKGIKKMTPKLAEGFTAQKIFVYDDWIKKTGVPYVGGMLPK; translated from the exons ATGGGTGATACAAGGAATAAGTTAACGGCGGCGACGGCCCTCGCCGCCCTCCTCGTGGCGGCGTTCCTGGCAAACCCGGCCAGCGCCGCCCCCAACGAGGGCGGGTCCGAAGAACCCTCGAAAATCTGCGCCGGCACCGACTACAAGGCCACCTGCGAGAAGAGTATCGCCAATGCCAACAGCAATCAGCCCAAGGACCTGATCAAGGCGGCGTTCGACACCGCCGTGACGGAGCTGCAGGGCGCCATCAAGAACTCGGCGGCCTACAAGAAGGTGCAGTCGGACCCGATGACGCAGAAGGCGCTGGTGGTGTGCGAGGAGGTGCTCAATATTGCCATCGACGATCTCAGAAGGTCATTCGACAAGGTCGATCAGATCGAGAACGGGAAGCTCGAGTACAACATCGCCGATCTCAGGAACTGGCTCAGCGCCACCGTCGCCCACAAGGAAACGTGCATCGACGCCTTCCAGAACACCACAGGCGACACTGGGGAGAAGGTGAAGCAGATTTTGAAGACTTCGAGCGAGTTGTTgagtaatggtctagcaatgATCTCCGAGTTGCAGAAGGTTTTCTCGTCGATTGATTTCGGGAAAATCGCCGACGGCATCAAAGGCCTCACCGGCGGAGACGGCATCAAGGGCCTCACCGGCGGCGCCGGCGACGAGAAGAGGCAGCTCCTCGGAGACGAAGGCGACGACGATGAGATCCCCGAATTCATCGACGTCCACGCGAGGAGGCTGATGGCGGCCCCTTCGGGAGGGGTGAAGGCCGATGCGACGGTGGCGCAGGACGGCAGCGGCCAGTTCAAGACCATCAACGATGCCGTCATGACCTTGCCCGCGAAGAGCACTAAACCGTTTGTGATTTTCGTGAAAGCCGGCCTTTACAAGGAGTATGTCCTCATTCCGAGGGGCGTGAACAACGTCGCGATCATCGGAGAGGGGCCGTTGAAGACGAGAATCACCGGCGACAAGTGTGTCAAGAATGGTTTTCCGACATTCCACTCTGCAACCCTAA CCGTACAAGGAGAAGGGTTCATGGCGAAGGACATCGCGATCGAGAACACGGCACCGGAGAGCCAGGCGGTGGCGGTGCGAATCAACGCCGACATGGGCGTGTTCCAGAACGTCCACATGGACGGCTTCCAGGACACCCTCTACTCCCACAGCTACCGCCAGTTCTACCGCGACTGCCGCATCTCCGGCACCATCGACTTCATCTTCGGAGACGCCAAGACCATCATCCAGAACTCCGAGATTGTCGTGCGCAAGCCCCTCCCCAACCAGGCCTGCATGGTCACTGCCCAGGGCCGCAAGGAGAAGAAGAGCGACGGCGTCATCGTCATCCAGGGCGGCTCCATCACCGCCGAGAAGGCCTTCCTCGACGCCAATCCCAAATTCGAGGCCTACCTCGGCCGCCCATGGAAGGAGTTCTCACGCACCATCATCATGCAAACCGACATCGGCGGCTTCATTAACCCGCAGGGGTGGTCCCCGTGGATGGGGACGTTCGCGCTCGACACGCTCTACTACGGCGAGTGGTCCAACACCGGGCCGGGGGCGGACCTCTCCAAGCGGGTCAAGTGGAAGGGTATTAAGAAGATGACGCCGAAGCTCGCGGAGGGGTTCACGGCGCAGAAGATCTTTGTTTATGACGATTGGATCAAGAAGACTGGAGTGCCGTATGTTGGTGGGATGCTGCCTAAATGA
- the LOC130991804 gene encoding pectinesterase-like, protein MAHFRHNKAATAAASLAAVLIAACIASAAAAPAAGDQKAPSKEIVTFCGNTGFKDTCLRSLAGANSTQPKDLIKAAFESAVAEIEVAIKNTTLYKSAEADRMTKGALDVCERVLARSIDEVRRSFDSIQSFDVGKIDHALDDVKVWLSGAITNKETCIDAFAKTRSKTGQKIKDMLKTSGELLSNGLAMVIEFQKVFQSVSKNLGSLADRLKQRQLLSTFDSGGGMPAFVTGQARKLLQSPTMSLPPNATVAQDGSGQFKSIQEAVNTVPLKGKDPFVILVKAGVYKEYVTIPKGANHIIMIGEGPLKTRITGDKCFKNGFQTYDSSTLSVNGESFMAKDIGVENTAGAIGHQAVAVRASGDLGIFYNVHMDSYQDTLYAHTHRQLYRECQISGTVDFIFGNAISVFQKCNLVVRKPNPNQACMVTAQGRTEKNLTGVTIIQGCTFTAEKELLAANPPVKSYLGRPWKELSRTIIMQSNIEGFIDPEGWAPWMGTFALDTLYYVEYNNTGPGADTSKRVQWKGLQKFANIEEAQNYTAAVRFKWDDWITKAGVPYDGGFMKI, encoded by the exons ATGGCTCATTTTAGACACAATAAGGCGGCAACGGCGGCGGCCAGCCTGGCCGCCGTCCTCATAGCAGCGTGCATCGCCTCCGCAGCGGCAGCGCCGGCAGCTGGCGACCAAAAGGCCCCATCGAAGGAGATCGTAACTTTCTGCGGCAACACCGGCTTCAAGGACACTTGCCTGAGGAGCCTCGCCGGCGCCAATTCCACCCAACCGAAAGATCTCATAAAGGCGGCGTTCGAGTCCGCCGTCGCGGAGATAGAGGTCGCCATCAAGAACACGACCCTGTACAAGTCGGCGGAGGCGGACAGGATGACGAAAGGGGCGTTGGACGTGTGCGAGCGCGTGCTCGCACGGTCCATCGACGAGGTCCGGAGATCGTTCGACAGCATCCAGAGCTTCGATGTGGGAAAGATCGATCATGCCCTAGATGATGTCAAGGTGTGGCTCAGTGGCGCCATTACCAACAAGGAGACTTGCATTGATGCATTCGCCAAGACCAGAA GCAAGACGGGGCAAAAGATAAAGGACATGCTGAAAACCAGCGGCGAGCTGCTGAGCAACGGCCTCGCAATGGTGATCGAGTTCCAGAAGGTCTTCCAATCCGTCTCCAAGAACCTGGGGTCCCTCGCCGACCGCCTCAAGCAGCGGCAGCTCCTCAGCACCTTCGACAGCGGAGGCGGGATGCCGGCCTTCGTGACCGGTCAGGCGAGGAAGCTCCTGCAGAGCCCGACGATGTCGCTGCCGCCGAATGCCACGGTGGCGCAGGACGGCAGCGGGCAGTTCAAGAGCATCCAGGAGGCCGTCAACACGGTGCCGCTAAAGGGTAAAGATCCGTTCGTGATTCTGGTGAAGGCGGGTGTTTACAAAGAGTATGTGACGATTCCGAAGGGCGCAAATCACATCATCATGATCGGAGAGGGGCCGCTGAAGACGAGAATCACCGGCGACAAGTGCTTCAAGAACGGTTTCCAGACTTACGATTCCTCAACTCTAA GCGTGAACGGGGAGAGCTTCATGGCGAAGGACATCGGCGTGGAGAATACGGCGGGCGCCATCGGGCACCAGGCGGTGGCGGTGCGCGCATCGGGCGACCTGGGCATCTTCTACAACGTCCACATGGACAGCTACCAGGACACCCTGTACGCGCACACCCACCGCCAGCTGTACCGCGAGTGCCAGATCAGCGGCACCGTGGACTTCATCTTCGGCAACGCCATCTCCGTCTTCCAGAAGTGCAACCTGGTGGTGCGCAAGCCCAACCCCAACCAGGCGTGCATGGTGACGGCCCAGGGCCGCACCGAGAAGAACCTGACGGGCGTCACCATCATCCAGGGCTGCACCTTCACGGCCGAGAAGGAGCTGCTCGCGGCCAACCCGCCCGTCAAGTCGTACCTGGGGCGGCCCTGGAAGGAGCTGTCGAGGACGATCATCATGCAATCCAACATCGAGGGGTTCATCGACCCCGAGGGGTGGGCCCCCTGGATGGGGACGTTCGCGCTCGACACGCTCTACTACGTCGAGTACAACAACACCGGGCCCGGGGCGGACACGTCCAAGCGGGTGCAGTGGAAGGGGCTGCAGAAGTTCGCCAACATTGAGGAGGCGCAGAACTACACGGCGGCGGTGCGGTTTAAGTGGGATGATTGGATCACCAAAGCTGGGGTGCCGTATGATGGAGGCTTCATGAAGATCTAA
- the LOC130991816 gene encoding pectinesterase-like, producing MAADRMTKATATALVLACMAAAVTAADDNQKGVMGGMCEATGFGEDCKQGNMTEAKEFIKETFDAAVEELQIAIKNTTFYKKMERDRMTRAALDVCERVLADSIDQVHTSLEKISEFEAGQMDRSLDVVKIWLSAAITFKDTCYDAFAKTRGSSGRVVRQMLKSSGHLLNKGLAMVIEFQKNFQSIKKNLGELVDSIRSPRQLLDEDEIPDFVSDHARKLIQSPKISLPPNVVVAQDGSGQFKTITEAISTVPLHSTTPFVILVKAGVYHEYVDIPKKVDEVILVGEGPLKTRITGDKSFGGHIQTYDSATLAVNGRGFIAKDIGIENTAGPIGHQAVAVRATGDVAIFYNVHIDGYQDTLYPHVQRQLFRECRISGTIDFIFGNAIAVFQKCDLVVRKPDPNQACMVTAQGRNNKNLTGITIIQGCTITGEQALLEANPPVKSYLGRPWKEESRTVIMQTTIEGFIDPEGWAPWNATSPVDMLYYVEYNNKGPGADQSKRVTWPGIKKLTTDEEMKQWTPLVHFVEDGWIKDSGVPFDPVFMPES from the exons atGGCCGCGGATAGAATGACCAAGGCGACAGCGACGGCCCTCGTGTTGGCGTGCATGGCCGCCGCCGTTACGGCTGCGGACGACAATCAAAAAGGCGTGATGGGCGGCATGTGCGAAGCGACGGGCTTCGGCGAGGACTGTAAGCAAGGCAACATGACGGAGGCGAAGGAGTTCATAAAGGAGACGTTCGACGCGGCGGTGGAGGAGCTTCAGATCGCCATAAAAAACACGACGTTTTACAAGAAGATGGAGAGGGACAGGATGACGCGAGCGGCGCTGGACGTGTGCGAGCGCGTGCTTGCGGACTCCATCGACCAAGTCCACACGTCGTTGGAGAAGATCAGCGAGTTTGAGGCCGGCCAGATGGATCGCTCCCTCGATGTTGTCAAGATATGGCTCAGCGCCGCCATCACGTTCAAGGACACCTGCTACGATGCATTCGCCAAAACTAGAG GGAGCTCTGGGCGAGTGGTGAGGCAAATGCTGAAATCCAGCGGCCATTTGTTGAATAAAGGTTTGGCGATGGTGATCGAATTCCAAAAGAATTTCCAGTCCATCAAGAAAAATTTGGGGGAACTCGTGGACAGCATAAGGTCCCCGCGGCAGCTCCTCGACGAGGACGAAATTCCTGATTTCGTGAGCGATCATGCAAGGAAGCTCATTCAAAGCCCTAAGATCTCGTTGCCGCCGAACGTGGTGGTGGCGCAAGACGGCAGCGGCCAGTTCAAGACCATCACCGAGGCCATTAGCACCGTACCCTTGCACAGTACAACGCCGTTTGTGATTCTTGTAAAGGCCGGCGTCTACCATGAGTACGTAGACATTCCGAAAAAGGTCGATGAGGTCATTCTGGTCGGAGAGGGGCCGTTGAAGACCAGAATTACCGGCGATAAGAGTTTTGGGGGTCATATTCAGACCTACGACTCCGCAACTCTAG CCGTGAACGGGAGAGGCTTCATCGCCAAGGACATCGGGATCGAGAACACGGCGGGCCCCATCGGGCACCAGGCGGTGGCGGTGCGGGCAACGGGCGACGTGGCCATCTTCTACAACGTCCACATAGACGGCTACCAGGACACCCTGTACCCGCACGTCCAGCGCCAGCTCTTCCGCGAGTGCCGCATCAGCGGCACCATCGACTTCATCTTCGGCAACGCCATCGCCGTGTTCCAGAAGTGCGACCTCGTGGTGCGCAAGCCCGACCCGAACCAGGCGTGCATGGTGACGGCGCAGGGGCGCAACAACAAGAACCTCACGGGCATCACCATCATCCAGGGGTGCACCATCACGGGCGAGCAGGCGCTGCTGGAGGCCAACCCGCCCGTGAAGTCGTACCTCGGCCGCCCCTGGAAGGAGGAGTCGAGGACGGTCATCATGCAGACGACCATCGAGGGGTTCATCGACCCGGAGGGGTGGGCCCCGTGGAACGCGACCTCACCGGTGGATATGCTCTACTACGTCGAGTATAACAACAAGGGACCCGGGGCGGATCAGTCGAAACGGGTCACCTGGCCCGGTATAAAGAAGTTAACTACCGACGAGGAGATGAAGCAGTGGACTCCCCTCGTGCATTTTGTCGAGGACGGATGGATCAAAGACAGCGGAGTTCCCTTCGATCCGGTTTTCATGCCAGAAAGTTGA
- the LOC130991823 gene encoding pectinesterase-like, producing the protein MAVRRYNTSAAALLVVACMAVAVTAADEKPQQGVVGDLCDATGMGENCKQGNISEAKDFIREAFDKAVAELQIAIKNTTMYKNLEKDPMTKGALDVCERVLADSIEEVHTSVEHISQYEIGQMDHILDEVKIWLSAAITYKDTCFDAFAKTKGESGKAVREMLKTSGELLSKGLGLVIEFQKNFQSIKKDLGELVNSIKAPRQLLDAGVPDFVKGHARKLVENPKISLKPNVVVAQDGSGQFKTITEAVKTVPPKNKTPYVIFVKAGVYKEYVEIPKKVDEVILIGEGPLKTRISGDKCFTHGTQTYDSATLIVNGRGFIAKDIGIENTAGAVGHQAVAVRASGDVGIFYNVHMDGYQDTLYPHIQRQLFRECRISGTVDFIFGNAIAVFQKCELVVRKPDPHQACMVTAQGRNEKNLTGITIIQGCKITAEKDFLEAQPPFMAYLGRPWKTLSRTIIAQSTIEGFIAPEGWSPWEGSIGLDTIFYVEYKNEGPGADQSKRVNWPGIKKLNDEEMKAWTPIVHFVEDGWIKDSGVPFDPVYI; encoded by the exons ATGGCCGTGAGAAGGTACAATACGAGCGCGGCGGCGCTCCTCGTGGTGGCGTGCATGGCCGTGGCCGTGACCGCTGCGGACGAGAAGCCGCAGCAAGGCGTGGTGGGCGATCTGTGCGACGCGACGGGGATGGGCGAGAACTGCAAGCAGGGCAACATCTCGGAGGCGAAGGATTTCATAAGGGAGGCGTTCGACAAGGCGGTGGCGGAGCTGCAGATCGCCATAAAGAACACGACGATGTATAAGAATTTGGAGAAGGACCCGATGACGAAAGGGGCGCTGGACGTGTGCGAGCGCGTGCTGGCGGATTCCATCGAGGAAGTCCACACGTCAGTGGAGCATATCAGCCAGTATGAGATCGGCCAGATGGATCATATCCTCGATGAGGTCAAGATATGGCTCAGCGCCGCCATCACCTACAAGGACACCTGCTTCGATGCATTCGCCAAGACTAAAG GAGAGTCCGGGAAAGCGGTGAGGGAAATGCTGAAAACCAGCGGCGAGTTGCTGAGCAAGGGTTTGGGATTGGTGATCGAATTCCAGAAGAATTTCCAGTCCATCAAGAAGGATTTGGGCGAACTGGTGAACAGCATCAAGGCCCCGCGGCAGCTCCTGGATGCCGGCGTTCCTGATTTCGTGAAAGGTCACGCGAGGAAGCTCGTCGAAAACCCTAAGATCTCGTTGAAGCCGAACGTGGTGGTGGCGCAAGACGGCAGCGGCCAGTTCAAGACCATCACCGAGGCCGTGAAGACGGTGCCGCCCAAGAACAAAACGCCGTATGTGATATTCGTGAAGGCCGGCGTGTACAAGGAGTACGTTGAGATCCCGAAGAAGGTGGATGAGGTCATTCTGATCGGAGAGGGGCCGTTGAAGACCAGAATCTCCGGCGACAAGTGTTTCACTCATGGAACTCAGACCTACGACTCCGCAACTCTAa TCGTGAACGGGCGAGGGTTCATCGCCAAGGACATCGGCATCGAGAACACGGCGGGGGCGGTGGGGCACCAGGCGGTGGCGGTGCGAGCGTCGGGTGACGTGGGCATCTTCTACAACGTCCACATGGACGGCTACCAAGACACCCTATACCCACACATCCAGCGCCAGCTCTTCCGCGAGTGCCGCATCAGCGGCACGGTCGACTTCATCTTCGGCAACGCCATCGCCGTGTTCCAGAAGTGCGAGCTGGTGGTGCGCAAGCCCGACCCGCACCAGGCGTGCATGGTGACGGCGCAGGGGCGCAACGAGAAGAACCTGACGGGGATCACCATCATCCAGGGCTGCAAGATCACGGCGGAGAAGGACTTCCTGGAGGCGCAGCCGCCGTTCATGGCGTACCTGGGGCGGCCGTGGAAGACGCTGTCGAGGACAATCATCGCGCAGAGCACCATCGAGGGGTTCATCGCGCCCGAGGGGTGGTCGCCGTGGGAGGGGAGCATCGGGTTGGATACCATCTTCTACGTCGAGTACAAGAACGAGGGGCCCGGGGCGGATCAGTCGAAACGGGTCAATTGGCCGGGTATCAAGAAGTTGAACGACGAGGAGATGAAGGCATGGACTCCAATCGTTCATTTTGTGGAGGATGGATGGATCAAAGACAGTGGAGTCCCCTTCGATCCAGTATACATCTAA